One window from the genome of Castellaniella sp. MT123 encodes:
- a CDS encoding ABC transporter substrate-binding protein, whose protein sequence is MHTRALAATLVALLTLPLTSLAQVRIGVVASATGPTALVGIPQKNTVPLLPKQAGDLKIEYISLDDASDPTQTVTAFKKLISEDHVDAIIGPTGSPNSMSVLQFAAESGTPMLAPVGAASVVLPMTEQKQWAFKTTQNTDIIAQALVRDMVKRGIHTVGFIGFADAYGDDWYQVFSKLAQANGLKMTVAERYQRTDSSVTGQALKLLAAKPDAVLVAGTGGAAALPQITLVQQGYRGQFYQTHGAALPAFLKLGGKAVDGTILAASLMLVLPEVPDSNPSKPIAQDYIQRYQAMYGERPATFGANVYDAGLLLRHAIPIAAKTAQPGTPAFRKALRDALEQTHELVATQGVYNMSPADHSGFDQRGRELITVKNGAWTLLK, encoded by the coding sequence GTGCACACACGAGCCCTGGCAGCCACACTGGTTGCCCTGCTGACCCTTCCCCTGACCAGCCTGGCTCAGGTCAGGATCGGCGTGGTGGCGTCGGCAACCGGCCCGACCGCCCTGGTCGGCATCCCCCAGAAGAACACCGTGCCGCTATTGCCCAAGCAGGCCGGGGATCTGAAGATCGAATACATCAGTCTGGACGACGCCAGCGACCCCACCCAGACGGTCACGGCCTTCAAGAAACTGATTTCCGAAGATCACGTCGATGCCATCATCGGACCGACCGGGTCGCCCAATTCCATGAGCGTGCTGCAGTTCGCCGCCGAGTCCGGCACGCCCATGCTCGCGCCGGTGGGCGCGGCCTCGGTCGTGCTGCCGATGACGGAACAGAAACAATGGGCTTTCAAGACCACCCAGAACACGGACATCATCGCCCAGGCCCTGGTACGCGACATGGTCAAACGCGGCATCCACACGGTCGGCTTCATCGGCTTCGCCGATGCCTACGGGGATGACTGGTACCAGGTCTTCAGCAAACTCGCCCAGGCAAACGGCCTGAAAATGACAGTGGCCGAACGCTATCAGCGCACCGACAGCTCTGTCACCGGCCAGGCCTTGAAACTGCTGGCCGCCAAGCCTGACGCCGTCCTGGTGGCCGGCACCGGAGGCGCCGCCGCCCTGCCCCAGATCACGCTGGTACAGCAGGGCTACCGGGGGCAGTTCTATCAGACCCATGGGGCCGCCCTGCCCGCCTTCCTGAAACTGGGCGGCAAAGCGGTGGATGGCACCATCCTGGCGGCCAGCCTGATGCTTGTGCTGCCCGAGGTCCCCGACAGCAATCCATCCAAGCCCATCGCGCAGGACTATATCCAGCGCTATCAGGCCATGTACGGCGAGCGCCCGGCCACCTTCGGCGCCAACGTCTACGATGCCGGCCTGCTGCTGCGGCACGCCATCCCCATCGCGGCAAAAACCGCGCAACCGGGCACGCCGGCCTTCCGCAAAGCGCTGCGCGACGCCCTGGAACAGACCCATGAACTGGTCGCCACCCAAGGCGTCTACAACATGAGTCCGGCCGACCACAGCGGTTTCGATCAGCGCGGCCGCGAACTCATCACCGTCAAGAACGGCGCCTGGACGCTGCTGAAATAA
- a CDS encoding FAD-dependent monooxygenase: MKQESVLVCGTGIAGLACALGLSRAGLSVALLGPRRIPPVRVADDYHPRVYAISGASHSLLDRLGAWRLMDARRITPVEAMEIHGDADGLLDLSAWQDARETLAWIVESGEIERALQQAVQVMGIAWHEDQFVSLESSAHGVRVTTAQGQRFHPALLVGADGARSPVRVAAGIRHDYTPYGDMGVVAHLDIEWPHQNRACQWFTGDSVFALLPMPDTADGPQASLVWSMPEDRAREWLAMDADAQQAYLASHALSITGARLGRLRLRTRPQGFPLTLERSAMVAPGVALVGDAAHRVHPLAGQGLNLGLGDVQDLIQILGAREPHHGPGDARVLARYRRRRAEPVLAMGLVTHGLHRLFGAQCAPLAWARNQGMQVADRLPFLKRQLIRAAAGDN, from the coding sequence ATGAAACAGGAATCCGTACTCGTTTGCGGCACCGGCATCGCCGGTCTGGCTTGCGCCCTGGGGCTGTCCCGAGCGGGGCTGTCGGTCGCGCTGCTGGGGCCGCGCCGGATACCGCCGGTGCGTGTGGCGGATGATTATCATCCCCGCGTGTACGCGATTTCCGGGGCCAGCCATTCACTGCTGGACCGCCTGGGCGCCTGGCGCCTGATGGATGCGCGCCGCATCACGCCGGTCGAGGCCATGGAAATCCACGGCGATGCCGATGGCCTCCTGGACCTTTCCGCCTGGCAGGACGCGCGTGAAACCCTGGCCTGGATCGTCGAATCCGGTGAGATCGAACGCGCTTTGCAGCAGGCGGTGCAGGTCATGGGCATTGCCTGGCACGAGGATCAGTTCGTGTCGCTGGAATCTTCCGCCCACGGTGTCCGGGTCACGACCGCCCAGGGTCAGCGGTTCCATCCCGCGCTGCTGGTGGGGGCCGATGGCGCCCGCTCGCCGGTGCGGGTGGCTGCCGGCATCCGCCACGATTACACGCCTTACGGCGACATGGGGGTCGTGGCGCATCTGGACATCGAATGGCCGCATCAGAATCGCGCCTGTCAGTGGTTTACCGGCGATAGCGTTTTTGCCCTGCTGCCCATGCCGGATACGGCGGATGGCCCGCAGGCGTCGCTGGTGTGGTCCATGCCCGAGGATCGCGCGCGCGAATGGCTGGCCATGGACGCCGACGCCCAGCAGGCGTATCTGGCATCGCACGCCCTGTCCATCACCGGGGCGCGTCTGGGGCGGCTGCGCTTGCGGACCCGTCCGCAGGGGTTCCCGCTGACGCTGGAACGCAGCGCGATGGTTGCGCCGGGTGTGGCGCTGGTGGGCGATGCGGCCCATCGGGTGCATCCGCTGGCGGGGCAGGGGCTGAACCTGGGACTGGGCGATGTCCAGGATCTGATACAGATCCTGGGGGCGCGCGAACCCCACCACGGACCGGGTGATGCGCGGGTGCTGGCGCGCTATCGGCGCCGGCGCGCCGAGCCCGTCCTGGCCATGGGGCTGGTGACCCACGGGCTGCACCGGCTGTTTGGCGCGCAGTGCGCGCCGCTGGCCTGGGCGCGCAATCAGGGCATGCAGGTGGCGGATCGCCTGCCGTTCCTGAAGCGTCAGCTGATCCGGGCGGCGGCGGGCGACAACTGA
- a CDS encoding methyl-accepting chemotaxis protein has product MRNLKIGTRLALGFGLIIILLLIMSGIGAWRMQATEQGSADLVHRQSSNSLILRWARQVEVNANQALAAANLTNPDVLNVFKKGMEASDQRSDELRVQIEKQLQQANAIAQFKQALQVRDTYRTGRAQAFKDLDNGDYAKADTFFNQEMPKITAQYITEIDKLSKMQSDSVEQTVQEGARSNQLGMTLLGIATLLALILGPLFAWRVTRSVTHPLRAAVGLAEAVARRDLSHDIQSHTKDEIGLLLRALGAMAGNLRGAIGEVRSGADSIASAASQISAGNLDLSSRTEQQASSLAQTAATMEQITATVRQNADNTQQANTLAAAAAKTATDGGTLVGQLVGTMSEINGKSQQVADIIGVIDSIAFQTNILALNAAVEAARAGEQGRGFAVVASEVRALAQRSAGAAKEIKALIDASVQSTAKGNEQAAHAGATMQQIVDSINRVTDIMGEINAANREQTTGIEEINSAITQMDDVTRQNASLVEESSAAATSLQNQADTLAQLVTTFNLGTDASAAGSSANADARRASMAGEPASANGRTAQQAPRLPAAPEKVVSPVPQRPRREPKPAEPAAAATRPALRAPGKPAPATADTEEWAEF; this is encoded by the coding sequence ATGCGTAACCTGAAAATCGGCACCCGGCTGGCGCTGGGTTTTGGTCTCATCATCATCCTGCTGCTGATCATGTCGGGCATCGGCGCCTGGCGCATGCAGGCCACGGAACAGGGCAGCGCCGATCTGGTCCATCGCCAGTCGAGCAACTCTCTCATCCTGCGCTGGGCCCGCCAAGTCGAGGTCAACGCCAACCAGGCTCTGGCGGCAGCCAACCTGACCAATCCCGACGTACTGAACGTCTTCAAGAAAGGCATGGAAGCCTCGGATCAGCGGTCCGACGAACTCCGCGTCCAGATCGAAAAGCAGCTGCAGCAGGCGAATGCCATCGCCCAATTCAAGCAGGCCCTGCAGGTGCGCGACACCTATCGCACTGGCCGCGCCCAGGCATTCAAGGACCTGGACAACGGCGACTACGCCAAGGCCGATACCTTCTTCAACCAGGAAATGCCGAAGATCACGGCGCAATACATCACGGAAATCGACAAGCTCTCCAAGATGCAAAGCGACTCGGTCGAGCAGACCGTCCAGGAAGGCGCGCGCTCGAACCAGTTGGGCATGACCCTGCTGGGCATCGCGACCCTGTTGGCGCTGATCCTGGGCCCCCTGTTCGCCTGGCGCGTGACGCGCTCGGTCACCCACCCGCTGCGCGCCGCTGTGGGCCTGGCCGAAGCCGTCGCCCGCCGTGACCTCAGTCACGACATCCAGTCGCACACCAAAGACGAAATCGGCCTGCTGCTGCGCGCTCTGGGCGCCATGGCCGGCAACCTGCGCGGCGCGATCGGCGAAGTGCGCAGCGGCGCCGATTCCATCGCCTCGGCCGCCAGCCAGATCTCCGCCGGCAACCTGGACCTGTCCTCGCGCACCGAACAACAGGCCAGTTCGCTCGCGCAGACCGCCGCCACGATGGAACAGATCACCGCCACCGTGCGCCAAAACGCCGACAACACCCAGCAGGCCAATACCCTGGCCGCCGCCGCCGCGAAAACCGCCACCGACGGCGGTACCCTGGTGGGACAGCTGGTGGGCACCATGAGCGAGATCAACGGCAAGTCCCAACAGGTGGCCGACATCATCGGCGTGATCGATTCCATCGCCTTCCAGACCAACATCCTGGCCCTGAACGCCGCCGTCGAGGCCGCCCGCGCCGGCGAACAAGGCCGCGGTTTCGCCGTGGTCGCCTCCGAGGTGCGCGCCCTGGCGCAACGATCCGCTGGGGCCGCGAAGGAAATCAAGGCGCTCATCGACGCCTCGGTCCAGTCCACCGCCAAGGGCAACGAACAGGCCGCCCATGCCGGCGCCACCATGCAGCAGATCGTGGACAGCATCAACCGCGTCACCGACATCATGGGCGAGATCAACGCGGCCAACCGCGAACAGACCACCGGCATCGAGGAAATCAATTCCGCGATCACCCAGATGGACGATGTCACGCGCCAGAACGCCAGCCTGGTGGAAGAATCCTCCGCCGCCGCCACCAGCCTGCAGAACCAGGCCGACACACTCGCCCAGCTGGTCACCACCTTCAACCTGGGCACCGATGCGTCAGCCGCCGGTTCGTCCGCCAACGCAGACGCCCGCCGCGCATCCATGGCTGGCGAGCCCGCATCCGCCAACGGTCGTACTGCCCAGCAGGCGCCACGCCTGCCCGCAGCCCCCGAAAAGGTCGTCAGCCCGGTGCCACAGCGGCCGCGTCGCGAACCGAAGCCGGCGGAACCGGCCGCGGCGGCCACCCGTCCCGCATTGCGGGCCCCCGGGAAGCCGGCACCCGCGACCGCCGACACCGAGGAATGGGCTGAATTCTAA
- a CDS encoding DsbC family protein: protein MKYSLGLAAVLLSSSLSALAQPAQDRVLSTQPASPAASAAVPSTSTLTPAKTPAAVTGSAGTVLSTAAPEQAQAITKAFQQRFPGIHVDAIRITPMTGIYEVQVGMDLLYTDAQVDYVLQGSLIDAKARRDLTAERLEVLQQVAFDSLPLDHAIRQVKGTGARKVAVFEDPNCGYCKQLDRTLEDVDNVTVYTFLFPILAPDSTTKSRDIWCAADPAKAWQAWMLKGELPPTADCQTPIQDNLALGRKLNVQGTPALFFADGTRVNGALPLDALKKKLAAQPG from the coding sequence ATGAAATATTCCCTGGGGCTGGCTGCCGTGTTGCTGAGCAGCAGCTTGTCCGCGTTAGCCCAGCCGGCGCAAGACCGGGTACTGAGCACCCAGCCGGCCAGTCCGGCCGCATCGGCCGCGGTGCCATCCACTTCCACCCTGACCCCCGCCAAAACGCCCGCAGCGGTGACCGGTTCGGCGGGTACCGTGCTGTCCACGGCGGCGCCGGAACAGGCGCAGGCCATCACAAAGGCGTTCCAGCAACGCTTTCCGGGCATCCATGTGGATGCCATCCGGATCACACCCATGACAGGGATCTACGAGGTCCAGGTGGGGATGGACCTGCTGTATACCGATGCCCAGGTGGATTATGTCCTGCAAGGTTCTCTGATCGATGCCAAGGCCCGCCGCGACCTGACGGCCGAGCGGCTGGAGGTCCTGCAGCAAGTGGCGTTCGACAGCCTGCCGCTGGATCATGCGATCCGCCAGGTCAAGGGCACGGGCGCGCGCAAGGTGGCGGTGTTCGAGGACCCCAATTGCGGCTACTGCAAGCAGCTGGATCGCACGCTGGAAGATGTGGACAACGTGACGGTCTATACCTTCCTGTTTCCGATTCTGGCGCCGGATTCGACGACCAAGTCGCGCGACATCTGGTGTGCGGCAGATCCCGCCAAGGCCTGGCAGGCCTGGATGCTGAAGGGTGAGCTGCCGCCCACCGCCGACTGCCAGACCCCGATCCAGGATAACCTGGCACTGGGGCGCAAGCTGAATGTGCAGGGTACGCCGGCGCTGTTCTTCGCCGACGGCACCCGGGTGAACGGCGCCCTGCCGCTGGACGCCCTGAAGAAGAAACTGGCCGCCCAGCCGGGGTGA
- the galE gene encoding UDP-glucose 4-epimerase GalE: MALLITGGAGYIGSHTVLELLAAGQDVLVLDNLSNSSRESLSRVAALTGREPGLIEGDVRDRALLDRLFADHDITGVVHFAGLKAVGESVREPLRYYDNNVAGAIALCEAMRAAGVHRLVFSSSATVYGNPDRMPIGEDCPTGQPTNPYGRSKLMVEEILRDLAATDPRWSIALLRYFNPVGAHASGRIGEDPHGIPNNLLPYISQVAVGRLERVSVFGNDYPTPDGTGVRDYIHVVDLALGHLAALDYLRQHAGIHTWNLGTGTGYSVLDMIRAFEIACGHPVPYTIAPRRPGDIAACWSDPGKAASELGWRAQRGLAQMMADTWRWQSANPDGYRS; encoded by the coding sequence ATGGCCTTATTGATCACGGGCGGGGCGGGCTACATCGGCTCGCATACGGTGCTGGAACTGCTGGCGGCCGGCCAGGACGTGCTGGTGCTGGACAACCTGAGCAACAGTTCCCGCGAGTCGCTGTCCCGGGTCGCCGCGCTGACAGGGCGGGAGCCGGGACTCATCGAAGGAGACGTCCGCGACCGAGCCTTGCTCGACCGGCTGTTTGCCGATCATGACATCACGGGCGTCGTCCATTTCGCCGGCCTGAAGGCAGTGGGCGAAAGCGTCCGTGAGCCGCTACGCTACTACGACAACAACGTCGCCGGCGCGATCGCCCTGTGCGAAGCCATGAGGGCCGCCGGCGTCCACCGCCTGGTCTTCAGTTCCTCCGCCACGGTTTACGGCAACCCGGATCGCATGCCGATCGGCGAGGATTGCCCTACGGGACAACCGACCAACCCTTACGGCCGATCCAAGCTCATGGTCGAGGAGATCCTGCGGGACCTGGCAGCCACCGATCCGCGCTGGTCCATCGCGCTGCTGCGCTACTTCAATCCGGTTGGCGCCCACGCCAGCGGCCGCATCGGCGAGGACCCGCACGGCATCCCCAACAATCTACTCCCCTACATCAGCCAGGTCGCCGTGGGCCGGCTCGAACGCGTCTCGGTCTTCGGCAACGACTACCCCACACCGGACGGCACGGGCGTGCGGGACTACATCCACGTGGTGGACCTGGCCCTGGGGCATCTGGCCGCCCTGGACTATCTGCGGCAACATGCCGGCATCCACACCTGGAACCTGGGGACCGGCACCGGCTATTCGGTCCTGGATATGATCCGGGCCTTCGAGATCGCTTGCGGCCACCCGGTTCCCTACACAATCGCACCGCGGCGGCCGGGCGACATCGCCGCCTGCTGGTCCGATCCAGGCAAGGCGGCAAGCGAACTGGGCTGGCGCGCACAGCGCGGATTGGCGCAGATGATGGCCGATACCTGGCGCTGGCAATCGGCCAACCCGGACGGCTACCGCTCCTGA
- a CDS encoding high-potential iron-sulfur protein, translated as MKTSRRTFLISSAGLVSGLTLSRHATAAERVDENSPLAKQLGYKHDATLVDKATQPKFKPGEHCANCQLYQGKPGDAWGPCPIFSGQDVSDKGWCSAYTPKG; from the coding sequence ATGAAAACCTCTCGCCGTACGTTCCTGATCTCCAGCGCCGGTCTGGTATCCGGCCTGACCCTGTCGCGCCACGCGACGGCTGCCGAACGCGTCGATGAAAACAGCCCACTGGCCAAACAACTGGGATACAAGCACGACGCCACCCTGGTCGACAAGGCTACCCAGCCCAAATTCAAACCGGGTGAACACTGCGCCAACTGCCAGCTGTATCAGGGAAAACCGGGCGATGCCTGGGGGCCCTGTCCGATCTTCAGCGGCCAGGATGTCTCCGACAAAGGCTGGTGCAGCGCGTATACACCGAAGGGCTGA
- a CDS encoding methyl-accepting chemotaxis protein — MKNLKISTRLAAAFAFLLLLALILASIGIWNARSTQSIAKEIGLRGEANQLITEWSHSVEVRANQVMAYALISDPEMIGYFKQEIDKATQTIESDTQKGQALFTAPESKRLFTEILNQRTQYLQIMNRVFKALDSYQSVLANELVRDQLPAANKSYIASLDALRQYQQNMVNQAQDHSASQARTSENLLILATVLAFILGPLFAWRVMRAITRPLADAVSLAEGIAHNDLSHRVQTESTNEIGQLLHALGRMTQNLRGTVGEVRSGADSIASAANQISAGNLDLSSRTEQQASSLAETAATMEQITATVRQNADNAHQANTLAATAAQTASDGGALVAELVGTMGEIDSKSQQVSDIIGVIDSIAFQTNILALNAAVEAARAGEQGRGFAVVAAEVRALAQRSAGAAKEIKALIDTSVAATTKGNEQAAHAGATMQQIVDSINRVTDIMGEISAASREQTTGIEEINSAITQMDDVTRQNASLVEESAAAATSLQEQAGTLAQLVAIFNLGADAASASPAGSRTASQPPRLPAAPEKVVSPAPQRPRPAAAAARPSAKPALRAPNRPAPVTADTEEWAEF, encoded by the coding sequence ATGAAAAATCTCAAGATCAGCACACGGCTTGCCGCAGCTTTTGCATTTCTATTGCTTCTCGCCCTGATTCTGGCCTCGATCGGCATCTGGAATGCCCGCAGCACCCAGTCCATCGCAAAAGAAATCGGCCTACGCGGCGAAGCCAATCAACTGATAACCGAATGGAGCCATTCCGTCGAAGTGCGTGCGAACCAAGTCATGGCCTATGCACTGATCTCCGACCCGGAGATGATCGGCTACTTCAAGCAAGAGATCGACAAAGCCACGCAGACGATCGAAAGCGACACCCAGAAGGGTCAGGCTCTGTTCACCGCACCGGAATCCAAGCGTCTGTTTACCGAGATCCTGAATCAGCGCACGCAGTACCTGCAGATCATGAACCGAGTCTTCAAGGCGCTGGACAGCTATCAATCCGTGCTGGCAAACGAGCTCGTCCGCGACCAGCTTCCGGCCGCCAACAAGAGTTACATCGCCAGCCTGGATGCGCTACGCCAGTATCAGCAGAACATGGTCAACCAGGCGCAAGATCATTCCGCCAGCCAGGCTCGGACCAGCGAGAACCTGCTGATCCTGGCCACCGTCCTGGCGTTCATCCTGGGGCCCCTGTTTGCATGGCGTGTCATGCGGGCCATCACACGACCGCTGGCCGATGCGGTATCCCTCGCCGAGGGTATCGCCCATAACGACCTCAGCCACCGGGTCCAGACCGAATCCACCAATGAAATCGGCCAGCTGCTGCACGCCCTGGGGCGCATGACGCAGAACCTGCGCGGCACCGTGGGCGAAGTCCGCAGCGGTGCCGATTCCATCGCCTCGGCCGCCAACCAGATCTCCGCCGGCAACCTGGATCTGTCCTCGCGCACCGAACAGCAGGCCAGCTCCCTGGCCGAAACCGCCGCCACAATGGAACAGATCACCGCCACTGTGCGCCAGAACGCCGACAATGCCCACCAGGCCAACACCCTGGCGGCAACCGCTGCCCAGACCGCATCCGATGGCGGAGCGCTGGTCGCCGAACTGGTGGGCACAATGGGTGAGATCGACAGCAAATCCCAACAGGTGTCCGACATCATCGGCGTGATTGATTCCATCGCCTTCCAGACCAACATCCTGGCCCTGAACGCCGCCGTCGAGGCCGCCCGCGCCGGCGAACAAGGCCGCGGTTTCGCCGTGGTCGCCGCCGAAGTCCGCGCTCTGGCGCAGCGATCCGCGGGGGCTGCGAAGGAAATCAAGGCGTTGATCGACACGTCCGTCGCAGCCACCACCAAGGGCAACGAGCAGGCCGCCCATGCCGGCGCCACCATGCAGCAGATCGTGGACAGCATCAACCGCGTCACCGACATCATGGGCGAGATCAGCGCCGCCAGCCGGGAACAAACCACGGGCATCGAGGAAATCAATTCCGCAATCACCCAGATGGACGACGTCACCCGCCAGAACGCCAGCCTGGTGGAAGAATCCGCAGCTGCTGCCACCAGTCTGCAGGAACAGGCCGGCACCCTGGCGCAACTGGTCGCCATCTTCAACCTGGGCGCCGACGCGGCTTCCGCCTCCCCGGCAGGCAGCCGAACCGCCTCGCAGCCGCCCCGTCTGCCGGCCGCGCCGGAAAAGGTCGTCAGCCCGGCTCCGCAACGTCCGCGCCCTGCGGCCGCGGCAGCCCGCCCCAGTGCCAAACCGGCCTTGCGGGCCCCCAATCGGCCGGCCCCCGTCACCGCCGACACGGAGGAATGGGCCGAGTTCTAA